One window from the genome of Dyadobacter sp. CECT 9275 encodes:
- a CDS encoding sialate O-acetylesterase, protein MYNNFINQVVAKAFLLFCIIPSAVFSQIKITSPVPRAVYQQDATGKRTVTINGTFSIPVDKIEVRAVPVILGQGIETPWDVLQAAPKGGVFAGNITLAGGWYAVEIRAISAGTVVGRDVLERLGVGEVFIISGQSNAQGLKNYPGPSAVDDRVMYISNYNNDGVDRLTDPTPPEFAKITSDLSIMSPRGQSAWCWGTLGDQLVARLNVPVLFINTAWEGTSIENWALSSQGLPTKNKYGGFVYPDQMPYANLRIAARNYANQYGVRAILWMQGETDGLFGTPASTYRDHLQNIMNRLGNETGGKRITWVIARTSRTSENSQTPNRTFPNIIAAQNAVIDTPFNPTYPGPETDPLVPERLPDRTHFVGNEALKILANAWYNVLDARFFSTVTPLAPAPLPQISATCVTENNAVTITLPAGYASYQWNTGATGNSIRVTNAGTYRATVKDASGNSILTPVVVLENNAKPATPSIIQQGQQQACADSTFTFSVNGANDIFSWYEKTSNTLVATGAAAKIAESGSYYVQRSNIFGCTSEKSSDASLTIQPKIDKPVIESSGPFSITANISQQQLGEVFIWRRPGSDTDTTAKIIKILKTGTYSTKAKVVFTIGNNSLTCYSDTSARDFKTNEQNEVVIYPNPSQESYVYIESRDDIRNAVITMYDIFGREIFHKTIPLLKSRVDLPIEQLASGKYILKVVGEGQSLTKQVVIR, encoded by the coding sequence ATGTACAATAACTTTATTAACCAGGTAGTGGCAAAGGCTTTTCTTTTGTTTTGTATCATACCTTCGGCAGTATTTTCTCAAATCAAAATCACATCTCCGGTACCCCGGGCTGTGTATCAGCAGGACGCCACTGGTAAAAGAACAGTTACCATCAATGGAACCTTTAGCATACCGGTTGATAAAATCGAGGTAAGGGCGGTACCTGTCATTTTAGGACAGGGAATTGAAACCCCCTGGGATGTTCTGCAGGCAGCTCCTAAAGGAGGCGTTTTTGCAGGGAATATCACACTCGCCGGAGGCTGGTATGCTGTTGAAATACGAGCCATTTCAGCAGGGACTGTCGTTGGCCGTGACGTGCTCGAAAGATTGGGCGTGGGGGAAGTTTTTATCATTTCAGGACAGTCCAATGCGCAAGGCCTTAAAAATTACCCAGGCCCGTCGGCCGTTGATGACCGGGTCATGTATATATCCAACTATAACAATGATGGTGTGGATCGGCTCACCGATCCCACACCTCCGGAGTTTGCAAAAATAACCTCAGATCTGAGCATCATGTCCCCCCGGGGCCAGAGTGCATGGTGCTGGGGGACCTTGGGAGATCAGCTGGTAGCCAGGCTAAACGTACCCGTGCTTTTTATCAACACTGCATGGGAAGGCACCTCCATTGAAAACTGGGCACTGAGTTCGCAAGGACTTCCTACAAAAAACAAATACGGCGGTTTTGTTTACCCCGATCAGATGCCTTATGCCAATCTCAGGATCGCGGCCAGAAACTACGCCAATCAGTATGGTGTACGGGCCATTTTATGGATGCAGGGAGAAACGGATGGCCTTTTCGGAACCCCGGCTTCAACCTACCGCGACCATCTGCAAAACATTATGAACCGCCTTGGTAATGAGACCGGCGGAAAAAGAATCACCTGGGTAATTGCCAGGACATCCCGTACCTCGGAAAACTCCCAGACGCCCAACAGAACGTTCCCCAATATCATCGCAGCGCAGAACGCCGTCATCGATACCCCTTTCAATCCAACATACCCTGGCCCCGAAACGGACCCGCTGGTACCAGAGCGCCTTCCCGACAGAACCCACTTTGTTGGAAACGAAGCCCTAAAGATTCTTGCAAATGCCTGGTATAATGTACTGGATGCAAGGTTTTTCTCGACGGTGACCCCTCTGGCCCCCGCTCCGCTGCCCCAGATATCAGCTACCTGCGTAACCGAAAACAATGCCGTTACGATTACCTTACCTGCCGGATATGCCTCCTACCAATGGAATACCGGAGCAACCGGCAATTCAATCAGGGTTACCAATGCGGGCACCTACCGGGCAACGGTAAAAGATGCCAGCGGTAACTCAATATTAACGCCGGTGGTGGTACTTGAAAATAACGCCAAGCCCGCCACTCCCTCTATCATCCAGCAAGGTCAGCAACAGGCTTGTGCCGACTCCACCTTCACCTTTTCGGTAAATGGCGCGAATGATATCTTTAGCTGGTACGAAAAAACAAGTAACACCCTGGTAGCAACAGGTGCTGCTGCCAAAATTGCTGAAAGCGGCAGTTATTACGTGCAAAGGTCAAACATTTTCGGATGTACATCCGAAAAATCCTCCGACGCTTCCCTGACCATCCAGCCCAAAATTGATAAGCCGGTCATTGAATCCTCCGGGCCATTCAGTATTACCGCAAATATTAGTCAGCAGCAGCTGGGAGAAGTATTCATATGGCGCAGACCCGGCTCTGACACAGATACCACCGCCAAAATTATTAAGATCCTGAAAACCGGTACTTATTCTACAAAAGCGAAAGTGGTATTTACAATTGGCAACAATTCCCTGACCTGCTACTCCGATACCTCCGCCAGAGATTTCAAGACAAACGAACAGAACGAAGTGGTGATATACCCCAATCCCAGCCAGGAAAGTTACGTCTATATCGAATCTAGAGATGATATCCGGAATGCAGTGATTACCATGTACGACATTTTTGGCAGAGAGATTTTCCACAAGACCATTCCGCTTCTTAAAAGCAGGGTTGATTTACCGATTGAGCAATTAGCTTCCGGAAAGTACATTCTCAAAGTGGTGGGAGAAGGGCAAAGTCTCACCAAGCAGGTCGTCAT
- a CDS encoding T9SS type A sorting domain-containing protein, whose protein sequence is MDRAVFQRNNTNHATIHIGGNYTRRIDRVDAKVTKIGDGGNSTDWQTIQSNVQGGFYSGSIEIIGGWYRLEVRGMLGDQVVGTSSVEHVGAGEVFIISGQSNGQGFLNRGSPDAADDRVSCVNYNNTNDMQASGLPYPHFSHLNSSSSISPRGESAWAWGRLGDLLASKLDVPILFYNTAFEGTRVKSWREGITGTSFSPYVPLPYSPSGMPYINLRWVMQYYVPITGVRAVLWEQGEAENLFPATTDEYASDLKAVIDASRNESGKNVSWMVALTSYDNAHGTNNNTIEGQKKVINNVANVFAGPNTDLIQIPRQEGSGNGEGVHFNGPGITELASAWNNQLNDSFFSQSQPQTGQGPLRPSISCSGNNSVNISVDAVGYNSISWSGGQNGNTIQVGNGSYRAVARDDKGNFIYSPEIRISEPIQPGKPSITLEGSNPVCIGNTAVLIASTNENVTWNNGFAGQRLGVTTGGEYTVTTKNIYGCEATSDKYAISVLNAPLPPKPTITAGGAVTFCDGGSVNLQSSSAVKSVWSNGETTATIAAKVSGDYRVRALDNLGCFSPDSDPLTVKVNPLPARPQISLSGPTEFCDGGTLNMTSNYDTGNIWSTTATSKTIPVKVSGTFSLTQRDGNGCESRSDEVVVKVNPLPATPSVTALRPTTFCERDYTTLRSSEAYSYVWSNGSGNREIDIRESGDFTISAKDEKGCISIASAVTKVVKNPLPPQPAITAVGPTTFCADLSVKLESTTAVGYLWSNGESSQSVTITTAGSYTVQTINEFQCYSDPSNQISTQTLALPPAPKTTALGLTTFCDGDTVQLQASEGQTFFWTSGQEAEIIDVTTSGSYAARIVDDKGCYSPYSTAILVDVKPTPSTPTIRKTGTYTLISENNINDGDHVWLRDGTVLSEKSTTIKVVQSGTYTVNNTVVYSPTLSCYSDFSAPFIFSADMTTGGMVVYPNPVSTGIITVETIQNISNARVEVMDSRGVIHKSFLVNKFDGQKIFNISDLSTGIYIIRIISSDYSGAQKIVLSH, encoded by the coding sequence ATGGATAGGGCTGTCTTTCAGAGGAATAACACCAATCACGCTACAATTCATATTGGCGGCAACTACACAAGGCGCATTGATCGCGTCGATGCCAAAGTTACGAAGATCGGGGACGGCGGGAATTCCACAGACTGGCAAACCATCCAGTCCAATGTTCAGGGTGGGTTCTACTCAGGAAGCATAGAAATTATCGGTGGATGGTACCGGTTGGAAGTTCGTGGAATGCTGGGCGACCAAGTGGTTGGTACCTCGTCTGTTGAACATGTTGGGGCGGGAGAAGTTTTCATTATCAGCGGACAATCCAACGGCCAGGGTTTTCTGAACCGGGGCTCGCCAGATGCAGCAGATGACCGGGTGAGTTGTGTCAATTATAACAATACCAACGATATGCAGGCTTCCGGCCTGCCCTATCCCCATTTCAGTCACCTGAATTCTTCCTCCAGCATATCCCCCAGAGGGGAGTCTGCCTGGGCCTGGGGCCGGCTTGGTGATCTGCTGGCATCAAAATTAGATGTTCCGATTCTGTTCTACAATACAGCTTTTGAAGGTACCCGGGTAAAATCCTGGCGCGAAGGTATCACGGGTACCTCCTTTTCGCCTTATGTCCCCTTGCCCTATTCTCCAAGCGGAATGCCCTATATTAACCTGCGATGGGTAATGCAGTACTACGTTCCTATTACCGGCGTTAGGGCGGTGTTATGGGAGCAGGGAGAAGCGGAAAATCTGTTCCCTGCCACAACAGATGAATATGCTAGTGATCTTAAAGCGGTTATTGATGCCAGTCGGAACGAAAGCGGCAAAAATGTAAGCTGGATGGTGGCCCTTACCTCCTATGATAATGCACATGGCACTAATAATAATACGATTGAAGGCCAGAAAAAGGTGATCAATAATGTAGCCAATGTTTTTGCAGGACCTAATACCGATTTAATCCAAATTCCCCGCCAAGAAGGAAGTGGCAATGGAGAAGGAGTTCACTTCAACGGGCCAGGAATAACAGAACTTGCCTCGGCTTGGAATAATCAGCTCAACGACTCCTTTTTTTCGCAGTCGCAACCGCAAACAGGCCAGGGTCCGCTACGGCCAAGCATTTCCTGTTCTGGAAATAATTCCGTCAATATCAGTGTGGATGCTGTCGGTTATAATTCCATATCCTGGTCTGGCGGACAGAACGGAAATACCATTCAAGTTGGTAACGGCAGTTATCGCGCTGTGGCCCGGGATGACAAAGGGAATTTCATCTATTCCCCGGAGATCCGCATCAGTGAGCCCATACAGCCAGGCAAACCTTCCATTACGCTGGAAGGGAGCAATCCGGTTTGTATCGGAAACACAGCTGTTTTAATAGCCAGCACCAATGAAAACGTAACCTGGAATAACGGTTTTGCAGGCCAGCGACTAGGTGTTACCACGGGAGGCGAATACACCGTTACTACCAAAAATATTTATGGCTGCGAAGCTACTTCTGACAAATATGCCATATCCGTACTGAACGCCCCCTTACCACCCAAACCCACGATTACTGCCGGCGGAGCTGTCACATTTTGTGATGGCGGGAGTGTAAATTTGCAGTCCAGCTCTGCCGTAAAAAGTGTATGGTCCAATGGAGAAACCACTGCAACTATAGCCGCCAAGGTATCCGGAGACTACCGGGTCAGAGCGCTTGACAACCTGGGATGTTTTTCACCAGATTCAGATCCCCTTACGGTAAAAGTCAATCCGCTTCCCGCCCGGCCCCAGATTAGCCTGAGTGGTCCTACCGAATTTTGCGACGGAGGTACACTTAACATGACTTCAAACTATGATACCGGCAACATTTGGAGTACAACGGCCACCTCGAAGACTATACCGGTCAAAGTATCCGGTACTTTTTCTTTGACTCAGAGAGACGGTAATGGCTGTGAATCCAGATCAGACGAAGTGGTTGTCAAGGTGAATCCGCTGCCTGCCACACCTTCCGTCACCGCCCTGAGGCCTACTACTTTCTGCGAACGGGATTACACCACCCTCCGCAGTAGTGAAGCCTACAGCTACGTCTGGAGTAACGGATCAGGTAACCGTGAAATTGATATACGCGAAAGCGGCGATTTTACGATCTCAGCCAAAGATGAAAAGGGTTGCATTTCCATCGCCTCTGCTGTTACCAAAGTTGTAAAGAATCCCCTGCCTCCACAGCCTGCTATCACGGCTGTCGGCCCCACAACCTTTTGTGCCGATTTGAGTGTCAAATTGGAATCGACAACCGCCGTGGGTTATTTATGGAGCAATGGCGAGTCTTCCCAGAGCGTCACCATCACCACAGCAGGCTCTTATACAGTCCAGACTATCAATGAATTCCAGTGCTACTCCGATCCGAGTAATCAGATCAGCACCCAAACATTGGCACTTCCTCCTGCCCCCAAAACCACCGCACTGGGACTTACCACATTTTGTGACGGAGATACCGTGCAGCTGCAGGCGTCAGAAGGACAAACGTTTTTCTGGACGAGTGGTCAGGAAGCGGAAATTATAGACGTTACCACTTCCGGATCTTACGCGGCCCGTATTGTGGACGACAAAGGTTGCTATTCTCCATACTCTACAGCAATCCTGGTAGATGTTAAACCCACCCCTTCTACTCCCACGATCAGAAAAACAGGAACCTACACGCTGATATCGGAAAACAACATCAACGACGGAGATCATGTGTGGCTCAGAGACGGGACCGTTTTATCGGAAAAAAGTACAACAATCAAGGTCGTGCAGTCCGGAACATATACCGTCAATAATACCGTGGTCTACAGTCCCACATTAAGCTGCTATTCCGACTTCTCGGCCCCTTTCATCTTTTCGGCAGATATGACCACCGGCGGTATGGTTGTTTATCCCAACCCCGTAAGTACAGGTATAATAACCGTTGAAACCATCCAGAATATCAGCAATGCAAGAGTGGAGGTCATGGATAGCCGCGGTGTTATTCACAAAAGTTTTCTTGTAAATAAATTTGACGGACAAAAGATTTTTAACATTTCGGACCTTTCGACAGGCATCTATATCATCCGGATCATATCCTCTGATTACAGCGGAGCACAAAAAATCGTTCTGTCTCATTAA
- the obgE gene encoding GTPase ObgE, producing MASSNFIDYVKLNVKSGAGGAGSMHFRREKHVEKGGPDGGDGGRGGHVILKGNAQLWTLLHLKYTKHIKAFDGKGGEGGRRSGAEGKDIILEVPLGTIAKLAETGEELFEITEDGQQVILLRGGRGGMGNDHFKSSTNQTPQYAQPGEAGLEAWVILELKVLADVGLVGFPNAGKSTLLSAVSAARPEIADYPFTTLVPNLGVVSYRDFKSFVMADIPGIIEGASQGKGLGLRFLRHIERNSILLFLIPATTENINAEYQTLLQELRLYNPSLLDKNRILAVSKMDILLPEEWDELKLTAPAEIRVIPISAITQEGIEQLKDAIWRSINETLPVR from the coding sequence ATGGCCTCTTCCAATTTCATTGATTACGTAAAGTTAAATGTCAAGTCGGGCGCGGGTGGTGCGGGTTCCATGCACTTCCGCAGAGAAAAACACGTCGAAAAAGGCGGGCCCGATGGCGGTGATGGCGGGCGCGGCGGACACGTAATTCTGAAAGGAAATGCCCAGCTCTGGACACTGCTCCACCTTAAATACACAAAGCATATCAAAGCTTTTGACGGAAAAGGCGGAGAAGGCGGCAGAAGATCCGGCGCCGAAGGGAAGGATATCATACTGGAAGTACCACTCGGCACCATTGCCAAACTGGCGGAGACAGGTGAGGAACTGTTCGAAATTACGGAGGATGGCCAACAGGTAATTCTGCTGCGAGGCGGGCGCGGCGGAATGGGAAACGACCATTTTAAATCATCCACCAATCAAACCCCGCAGTATGCCCAACCCGGCGAAGCAGGACTTGAAGCCTGGGTAATTCTTGAACTTAAGGTACTTGCGGATGTTGGACTGGTGGGTTTCCCCAATGCAGGAAAGTCAACATTACTGTCGGCAGTTTCAGCGGCCAGGCCCGAAATTGCCGATTACCCTTTTACCACCCTGGTACCGAACCTGGGTGTGGTTTCCTACAGGGATTTCAAATCCTTTGTCATGGCGGATATCCCGGGGATTATCGAAGGAGCTTCGCAGGGCAAAGGACTGGGGCTACGGTTTCTAAGACATATTGAACGAAATTCTATCCTACTCTTTCTGATTCCGGCAACAACCGAAAATATCAATGCAGAATATCAGACCTTGCTGCAGGAGCTCCGTCTGTATAACCCCTCTTTGCTCGACAAAAACCGTATCCTGGCGGTTTCCAAAATGGATATTCTTTTACCCGAAGAATGGGATGAACTAAAATTAACTGCCCCTGCCGAAATTCGGGTTATACCCATTTCTGCAATAACTCAAGAAGGAATAGAACAATTAAAAGACGCTATCTGGAGATCTATCAACGAGACGTTACCCGTTAGATAA
- a CDS encoding adenylate kinase, with translation MLNLILFGPPGAGKGTQSEKIIAKYKLIHLSTGDLLRSEIQAGSELGLKAKTLMDQGILVPDEVVIGMIDNKLKEHRNAAGFIFDGFPRTVKQAEALDALLATYNESITLMVALVVDDNELLARLLNRGKTSGRPDDQNEELISKRIHEYNTKTTPVAEYYQSQNKYTSIDGIGEVETIFQMITEAIG, from the coding sequence ATGCTCAATCTTATACTTTTTGGCCCTCCGGGCGCTGGGAAAGGCACCCAAAGTGAGAAAATAATAGCAAAATATAAGCTGATCCACCTTTCAACGGGAGATCTTTTGCGGTCAGAGATCCAGGCAGGATCCGAGCTTGGGCTAAAAGCCAAAACGTTGATGGACCAGGGGATACTTGTTCCTGATGAGGTGGTGATCGGGATGATTGATAATAAGCTTAAGGAACACCGAAATGCAGCAGGATTCATTTTTGATGGTTTTCCAAGAACAGTCAAACAAGCTGAGGCACTTGACGCACTGCTTGCTACCTATAACGAGTCCATTACCCTGATGGTGGCTTTGGTGGTGGATGACAATGAATTACTGGCCCGTCTCTTAAACCGGGGAAAAACCTCCGGAAGGCCAGATGATCAGAACGAAGAACTGATCAGCAAGAGAATACATGAGTATAACACAAAGACCACGCCGGTTGCGGAATATTATCAGTCCCAAAATAAATACACATCTATTGACGGTATCGGAGAAGTAGAAACTATCTTCCAGATGATTACAGAGGCAATTGGCTAA